A window from Vespa velutina chromosome 13, iVesVel2.1, whole genome shotgun sequence encodes these proteins:
- the LOC124953795 gene encoding uncharacterized protein LOC124953795 isoform X5, translating to MVALGVLFSLYVLFAWKSHAPDLRVQLDVFDDQRESDEVLSNNGPPEIDLSSHVDVFYAILGQIADTPQEIPFLSILQHLLRLDPKDAASDLAWDTAETLVHRATLLESREDATKLLRSPSLQTNNLCCHCRGNDQTCGTSRKASLPVSNTTAPTLTSATNTSVTTPPNPPPSSGLVLPPPPPPPLFIIPTNSNAPMDPPLPPPLHVPQVTRAPTPEVPNNHARLLPQQETPTPKTKMKTINWNKIPNHKVIGKRNIWSLVANEHQNLPNADLDWAEMEGLFCQQVPPMMPPVTCSSTYGTGMDAEKRRREPTEIALLDGKRSLNVNIFLKQFRSSNEDIIQLIKDGGHDDIGAEKLRGLLKILPEVDELEMLKNFDGDKSKLGNAEKFFLQLIQVPNYKLRIECMLLKEEFAANMSYLEPSINSMILAGEDLMTNKPLHEVLYMVLVAGNFLNSGGYAGNAAGVKLSSLQKLTEIRANKPGMNLIHYVALQAERKRKDLLNFAKDMSALEGATKTTIEQLNNEFNTLDTKIKKIKNQIQLPSTEIDIQEQMAQFLQMAEQEMAQLKRDIEELENVRRTLAEFFCEDINAFKIEECFRVFHQFCQKFNQAVAENERRRIQEEQVLARRKQREEQLMARKRLLSNQTETPNSESECNLMDYGLLDLHTGLPQRSYSRSEAKIKRLQNGVVTSDDDVSITGSPNIRRRLGSCSGGPEQQSTKEDTYSPDITPNGTLRRRRSRIPCEDDDGNLMDFLRTSGQENTRERKSWGSLDRSWARRARGQARRGDLLNADFSADRERPSSPSPLAESKPFLQEEEAKPGKAWRQKIEAWLSENEKEDRAGEELQRKARQLRQANRRSFEDSESEGKNSIRNTLVEDDSMHEGYSEVYDWRPSVEKTDVMRTMEAIEEAQPNPSQKDKSPWRKSSLNVPNSMEETDPRYSRRLRSRLSTENILAPSPLQAIREEDRKKNKISETVNANTQDELTIYLRQPYTGSQTPTTRRFSKLVKKNSDDENGNISDKIEIDSDNIETPPATRRLISPPKEVKPVEKEPCKRERCSSSLQSRESKTVSLKPVSVNADLGTGNFDRYSATRRTRRYKKMSDPTEKDTKKEDTVSQQIFEEKSTERPSTLSLTEDGQEEDAMLRVWQEKLKHSETTTTEKIDAALAEIARSGEDLQHLSRSNVQRNSRLPVSQPPPVVAVTNTVLSPVMQESRPREPVTILAERAVSSRERHRSMIDPSQVKEAIRVTSSPPSQINQSPIRNLNCEQTVSDRKIVEDHIITIDQTDMNELSSNVDTDRKTVSNEVIQTMEDPPKQSSMFRNRFIPDINVTNASPLSLGTTVKGRDQELNDEGFEETQSLVSESLSQETSSGNYETDAHDSTRYSPAELRYTGTIVTQCRPNDEEEEEVDVRHIIKEPAKNVFAKTTVPVRGTNNEKSFLPKRTANMKRENNRKVESLKRNPTVMASNIRNEVERSGSRSSLRSSRSSLNSATSVNTVRNLAPSHAHLRSYTSAIRALTNDLRKSSPSNTPLPPTVKKENDKRRTNPRIAVTRIPASRSSSSGSSVGPVARNVRKTNNAIIDTISKQVNKPRTIASRSSSSGSSIGQQSTISCQPGGEKVAPTKSRLLQPRAGTKNHSFMRPTASSASKGSIPNLPKSIKSLIK from the exons ATGGTCGCACTCGGCGTACTGTTCTCTCTTTATGTTTTATTCGCTTG GAAAAGCCACGCTCCGGATCTCAGAGTGCAATTGGATGTTTTCGACGATCAACGCGAGAGCGACGAAGTATTATCGAACAACGGACCACCGGAAATCGATTTGTCCTCCCACGTTGATGTATTTTATGCTATTCTTGGACAG ATCGCAGACACCCCACAGGAAATACCATTCTTAAGCATCCTCCAGCATCTGTTGCGACTGGATCCGAAAGATGCTGCGAGTGATCTAGCGTGGGACACAGCAGAGACATTGGTCCATCGTGCAACGTTATTGGAAAGTCGAGAGGACGCTACAAAATTACTGAGATCGCCTAGTCTTCAA ACGAATAATCTATGCTGTCATTGCCGAGGAAACGATCAGACGTGCGGTACGTCTCGAAAAGCGTCACTTCCGGTGAGCAATACGACTGCACCAACGTTGACATCAGCAACGAATACGTCAGTAACAACTCCGCCTAATCCACCCCCTAGCAGTGGTCTTGTATTGCCACCACCTCCTCCCCCACCACTCTTTATTATTCCGACTAACTCGAATGCTCCAATGGATCCACCTTTGCCACCGCCGTTGCACGTGCCACAGGTTACTCGTGCTCCTACTCCTGAAGTACCCAACAATCATGCGAGATTACTTCCTCAACAGGAGACACCAACTCCTAAGACTAAAATGAAAACCATCAATTGGAACAAGATTCCTAATCAtaag GTGATTGGCAAGCGAAATATATGGTCGTTAGTTGCTAACGAACATCAAAATCTTCCAAATGCTGATTTAGATTGGGCTGAAATGGAAGGTTTATTCTGTCAACAAGTACCACCGATGATGCCACCGGTAACTTGTTCTTCGACGTACGGAACAGGCATGGACGCTGAGAAACGTCGACGAGAACCAACCGAG attgCCCTGCTCGATGGAAAAAGAAGTCTGAACgtcaatatatttcttaaacaATTTCGaag ttCGAACGAAGATATAATTCAACTGATAAAAGATGGCGGACATGATGATATCGGCGCGGAAAAGTTACGCGGTCTGTTAAAGATACTACCGGAGGTTGATGAATTGgaaatgttgaaaaatttcgatGGTGACAAATCGAAGCTTGGAAACgctgaaaaattttttcttcaacttaTTCAAGTACCTAA tTACAAGCTACGAATCGAGTGTATGCTTTTAAAGGAAGAATTTGCTGCTAATATGAGTTATCTCGAACCAAGTATAAATTCAATGATTCTTGCTGGTGAGGATCTTATGACTAACAAACCGCTTCATGAGGTTCTTTATATGGTCTTAGTCGCTGGAAACTTTTTAAATTcg ggTGGCTATGCAGGAAATGCAGCTGGAGTTAAATTGTCTTCTTTACAGAAATTAACCGAAATTCGTGCGAACAAACCGGGAATGAATTTAATACATTACGTAGCTTTg cAAGctgagagaaaacgaaaggatTTGCTAAATTTTGCTAAGGACATGAGTGCTTTGGAAGGAGCGACAAA aacGACGATCGAACAATTAAACAACGAGTTCAATACATTAGACaccaaaataaagaaaatcaagaatCAAATTCAATTACCATCGACTGAAATAGATATTCAAGAACAGATGGCACAATTTCTACAG ATGGCTGAACAAGAAATGGCACAATTGAAAAGAGACATAGAAGAGTTGGAAAACGTTCGACGAACATTGGCAGAATTTTTCTGCGAGGACATTAATGCCTTCAAAATAGAGGAATGTTTTAGGGTATTCCATCAGTTTTGTCAAAAATTTAATCAGGCTGTCGCGGAAAACGAAAGGCGAAGGATTCAAGAGGAACAGGTATTAGCGAGGCGAAAGCAACGTGAAGAACAATTAATGGCTAGGAAAAGATTAC TGAGTAATCAAACAGAAACACCTAACTCTGAATCTGAATGTAATCTGATGGATTATGGTCTTCTTGATCTCCATACTGGCTTACCTCAAAGAAGTTACAGTCGTAGCGAAGCAAAG ATCAAAAGATTACAAAACGGTGTTGTTACCTCGGACGACGATGTTTCTATTACCGGCTCACCAAATATACGACGAAGATTAGGCTCGTGTTCTGGAGGTCCTGAACAACAGTCCACCAAAGAAGATACTTATTCGCCag ACATAACACCTAACGGTACCCTTCGTCGAAGAAGGAGTCGAATACCGTGCGAAGACGATGATGGTAATTTAATGGATTTTCTCCGAACTTCGGGTCAGGAGAAtacacgagaaagaaaatcatggGGCAGCTTAG atcgaTCGTGGGCACGAAGAGCTCGCGGTCAAGCACGAAGGGGCGATTTATTGAATGCCGATTTTTCGGCTGATCGAGAAAGACCAAGTTCGCCATCACCTTTAGCCGAGAGCAAGCCATTTTTGCAAGAAGAGGAAGCAAAGCCAGG gAAAGCATGGAGGCAAAAAATTGAGGCTTGGCTGTCAGAAAACGAGAAGGAAGATCGTGCGGGAGAAGAACTTCAAAGAAAGGCCAGACAATTGCGTCAAGCAAACCGTAGGTCCTTCGAAGACTCAG AAAGTGAAGGCAAGAACTCCATCAGAAATACCCTGGTTGAAGACGATTCTATGCACGAAGGTTATTCCGAAGTTTACGACTGGCGGCCATCCGTTGAGAAAACGGATGTAATGCGTACGATGGAAGCCATCGAAg AAGCCCAACCGAACCCATCGCAGAAAGATAAATCACCTTGGCGAAAGTCGAGTTTGAACGTACCAAATAGCATGGAAGAGACTGACCCACGTTACTCTCGTAGGCTAAGATCCAGACTCAGTACTGAAAATATCCTTGCTCCTAGTCCATTACAA GCGATCAGAGAAGAGgacagaaagaagaacaagatcAGCGAGACGGTGAATGCGAACACTCAGGACGAACTAACCATTTATCTTCGACAACCTTATACAGGCTCGCAAACTCCAACCACAAGAAGATTCTCGAAGCTTGTTAAGAAAAATTCTGATGATGAGAACGGCAACATCAGTGACAAGATTGAAATTGATTCGGATAATATTGAGACACCACCGGCAACCAGACGACTTATCAGTCCACCGAAGGAGGTTAAACCGGTCGAGAAAGAACCATGTAAACGAGAAAGATGTAGTAGTTCTCTTCAAAGTCGAGAATCGAAGACTGTTTCGTTGAAACCTGTTAGTGTTAATGCTGATCTTGGTACCG gaAATTTCGATAGATACTCGGCcacaagaagaacaagaagatataaaaaaatgtccgATCCTACGgaaaaagatacgaaaaaagaagatacagTGAGTCAGCAGATCTTCGAAGAGAAATCAACGGAACGACCAAGTACATTGTCGTTGACTGAAGATGGACAGGAAGAAGATGCTATGCTCCGAGTCTGGCAGGAGAAATTGAAACATTCAGAAACAACAACGACTGAGAAGATTGATGCTGCATTGGCTGAGATTGCTCGATCAGGGGAAGATCTACAACATTTGTCACGTTCGAACGTTCAGAGAAACTCTCGACTTCCTGTTAGTCAACCACCTCCTGTTGTAGCTGTTACCAATACAGTTTTGAGTCCAGTGATGCAGGAATCAAGACCAAGGGAACCAGTGACAATCTTAGCCGAAAGAGCCGTAAGTAGTCGTGAACGTCACAGAAGTATGATAGATCCAAGTCAGGTAAAGGAAGCTATTCGAGTAACCAGCAGTCCACCTAGTCAGATCAATCAAAGTCCTATAAGGAATCTAAATTGTGAACAAACCGTATCAGATCGTAAGATCGTAGAAGATCACATAATTACGATCGATCAAACGGATATGAACGAGCTCTCTTCAAACGTAGATACCGATCGAAAAACTGTATCCAATGAGGTGATCCAAACGATGGAAGATCCTCCTAAACAGAGCTCCATGTTTAGAAATAGGTTTATTCCTGACATAAATGTCACAAATGCATCACCGTTATCTTTGGGGACGACTGTAAAGGGTAGAGATCAGGAACTGAACGACGAAGGATTCGAGGAGACCCAAAGTCTAGTTTCGGAATCTTTGAGTCAGGAAACGTCATCAGGGAATTATGAAACTGACGCTCACGACTCTACACGATATTCCCCAGCTGAATTACGTTATACCGGGACGATCGTAACTCAATGTCGACctaacgacgaagaagaagaagaagtggatgTACGACATATCATTAAGGAACCAGCCAAAAATGTCTTTGCAAAGACTACTGTCCCAGTTAGAGGGACGAACAACGAAAAGAGTTTTCTACCAAAACGTACGGCTAATATGAAACGTGAAAATAATAGGAAAGTTGaatcattgaaaagaaatccTACTGTAATGGCGTCGAATATTAGAAATGAGGTCGAACGTTCTGGTTCTCGTAGCAGTCTTCGTAGCTCTAGAAGTTCATTGAACAGTGCTACCTCTGTTAATACTGTAAGAAATTTGGCGCCCTCTCATGCTCATCTTCGTAGCTACACGTCCGCAATTCGTGCGTTGACTAATGACCTCAGGAAAAGTAGTCCTTCAAATACACCCCTACCGCCAAccgtaaaaaaagagaacgataaaAGACGAACCAATCCACGAATAGCCGTAACTAGGATTCCTGCCAGTAGGAGCAGTAGCAGTGGTAGCAGCGTTGGTCCTGTAGCAAGGAATGTTAGAAAGACGAATaat gcGATAATTGATACGATCTCAAAGCAGGTGAACAAACCTCGAACGATCGCTTCTCGTAGCAGTAGCAGTGGCAGTAGCATCGGACAACAATCAACGATATCCTGTCAACCTGGTGGTGAAAAGGTTGCACCCACCAAGAGCCGATTATTACAACCTCGTGCCGGCACGAAGAATCATAGTTTTATGAGACCTACGGCTTCCAGTGCAAGTAAAGGTTCTATACCGAATCTTCCGAAAAGTATCAAAAGCTTGATCAAatga